A stretch of the Gossypium hirsutum isolate 1008001.06 chromosome D07, Gossypium_hirsutum_v2.1, whole genome shotgun sequence genome encodes the following:
- the LOC121219181 gene encoding uncharacterized protein: MGIRAAIEQNIKVLRLYGDSALVIYQLKGEWETRDPKLISYRKLVLELVDEFDDITFCYLRREENQMADALATLASLIQMNRFEVMRPIQISIYETPAHCYSIEEEGKDDHLWYQSIVQYVKNREYPRQATENDKRTLRRIVIEYVLDGEVLYKIGKDQNFYRGNSFFSSLWNAGSITH; the protein is encoded by the exons atgggcattcgtgcagccattgaacagAACATCAAAGTGCTAAGATTGTATGGAGATTCCgcattggtaatataccaactcaaaggggaatgGGAAACTAGAGACCCTAAGTTAATCAGTTATAGGAAGCTAGTTCTCGAATTGGTTGatgagtttgacgatatcaccttttGTTATCTCCGAcgagaggaaaaccaaatggctgatgcattggcTACTCTGGCTTCGTTGATTCAGATGAACAGATTTGAGGTAATGAGGCCTATCCAGATAAGTATCTATGAAACCCCAGCTCATTGCTACagtattgaggaggagggaaaagatgatcatCTTTGGTATCAGAGTATCGTACAGTATGTGAAGAATCGAGAGTACCCTAGACAAGCAACAGAGAACGACAAGAGAACTCTGAGAAGAATAgtcattgaatatgtcttagatggggaagtGCTATACAAAATAGGgaaagatcaa aacttctaccggggcaacagcTTTTTCTCTAGTTTATGGAATgcaggcagtattacccattga